The Lycium barbarum isolate Lr01 chromosome 4, ASM1917538v2, whole genome shotgun sequence nucleotide sequence TTTCTTCTAGTTTTCTCCGAACTCTAAACATCTCTTTTTCTATTCAAATGGCGACATTGAATCTGCCTACTACTGGACTACCCTCATTGAAATCTGACGCGGCTAAATACCCGTCGTTGGATCGCCTTTCCTCTGCTAAGAACGTTGctgatttgttcttcttttcAGATTATCGCATCAACAGGAGACGTGTCAACGGTTTGAATAATCAAATCGTGGCTGTTAAATCACCTGATCATATACGTGGCGTAAATACCAATGTCCATGCCAATTATGATAACAATATACCTGTTACCTCACCAGTAAGTGAATCCCCTTAGTTGTGTAGTTATTTGTGTTACTAATATATGTTTATTGATGTATCTGTTCTTTCAGCTCTTTATTTATGATTGATTAATGATCTGTGTTTTTTACCTTGGCATTTGTTAAAGTTTGAGTTTTGCATAGAACAAGTGCAATTAAAAAAGGTaaaatatacagcccaacataaaaAAAATTACGCCATGTAGtccaatatacaatattatgcaGGGGGGAAAGCATtgtacataatgtatcaaccttgtataaaaggcgtctatacacaaatatgggctaaatcGGGTAATAAACTCAAATTATGGGTtacgtggcgtaaatattttTCTCCCAATAGACATAGAGCGTAATATGCCCACTAAATGCTTACCCATGCACGAAATGCAGGATTttggggggggtggggggtgggggtgtaTATAGTATGCAACATTTATCTTTGCATTTCAAccaagaggctgtttccatgcCTCGTATTCGTGTCCTACAGTTGACAAAAGAAGCATCTCTACTGTCGTGTCAAGGCTTGTCCTCTAAACAGTAGAGATGCTTCTTTGGTGAGTTTGCAGGACACTAAAGATTCACTCTAAAAATGTGCAATAACTGCGGAAGTATATGAATTTTAATTGGCTAGAATGACATTCATACTTGAGAAAATGCATCCCCTGTATATTACTCAAACTAAACTTTTAAGTAAATGGAGGGATGTGAATTTCTCTAGATTATCTAGCAATTGTTTCTCGTCTAGTATACTCTGTTAACCTATTTATTACACTTGACTTTCGTTCATGAATCATTGGTCCTGTGCTCGTGATTTATCTTATAGCAAATCAAATGGTCTTCCACGATCAGAGTGGTCTCCATGAGTTTGGTTTGCGTATTTTGATTGCTTATATTCATCATAGTAGTATCTCCAAAAGCAGGATTTATTCCATTGGGCCATTAATAGTTTTATTTGAAGGTCTTGAGAATCTGATCAACTCTTTGTTAAAGTATCAGGAAACTCCCATATGAACTGTTGATGCTTAATTTAATTGGAGAAAACTGCAAATCGTGTTACATTGTTACCTCATGGTCTATATTTTTAGATATCCCATAGAAGGGAAAaaagagtaacatatgaaaaagagagcaaataaattaaaactgTCTCCTAGTAAAGAGTTAGTGCATCTGACATTTCTGCATATGCCTATTCAAAGTTTTTACGTTTAATAAGCTTGAGCAAACCAAAACTTATATTGATGTATTGTTTTCCGTTATCAAAATTCTCCCTTTTCACCGTTTTGTTTCCTGTAAGAGCACATACTCTGAACATTCTAATGAGTCCTTCGTTCTTAAAAGTAACTTATGGTAATTTTCTCCCTTCTGTGGTtcagtccagcggttacaatctgGGACAAGAAAGTGTGTATCTGAACTCTCCAAGAAAAACCAAGATTGTTTGCACAATTGGTCCCTCTACAAGCTCAAGGGAGATGATCTGGAAATTGGCTGAGGCTGGAATGAACGTGGCCCGTCTGAATATGTCACATGGGGACCATGCATCTCATCAGAAAACCATTGACCTTGTTAAAGAATACAATGCTCAATCTGAGAACAAGGTTATAGCAATAATGTTGGACACTAAGGTAATGCTTGTTATTAGCTTTATAACTGCAATTATTAGTGTCTGTTCAAAAAATGATCATATATGTCCAAGCACCAAAGGTGTGACCTAGTGTCAATGAATTGGGTGTAAGCCTTGGAAACCCGGGTTTAAATCTCAGTAGAGACAAAAAGACTAGGTGATTTTTCTCATCTGCCTAAGCTTTGGTAGGCAGAGTTACGCGATACCTGTGCTGGTGGGGGAAGTAGCAGGCACCTAGTGGAACagttgaaggggggggggggggggggggggcacaagTTGGTGCGAGCATCAATgttataaaggaaaaaaaaaaaagaatcagtaATAGCATAGGTCTAATATTTTTCCAATTGGAGTGGGTTATTTGAGTTCAGCAAGTTTTTTGGTATTCAGTTGTCCTGCCTTTTACTACTGTTTGGAGTGTCTATATCATAAGAAAGTACATGTAGCTTTTGAACCCATTGAGATGACTGAAGaatttcattatttcgatttcGCTAATCCTTGGGAACAATGTGAGAAGGGTTTGGTGGTGTGGTTGTAGTAGAGTAGTCAAGGTGACGGGAATTTTTCATATATCAAACAAAGACTTGTGCTCCTTTCTCTTATAAGCTAAGCCTAGGACGACTAGATAGTAAAACTGCTTTTCAGGTGATCTGTTTGGTATGTTGAGGGTTGATGGACATGGTGACTGATTTCCTTATATTCTTTTTCGTGTTCTACCAAAGAGAACAGAGTGGACACTGAGAATCCTGTTCATATCCTCTTCTTGTAGCTACCACTTATCACTAGCATCACCGAGAAATAGACTTAGAACTTTTGGGTTTGTGGAACTTAAATGCTGATATACTGTTCATTTGGTTTTGGATTCACAAGTTTGCAAATGGGTGAAGCAATTTAATTTTGTTTTCTCAACTGATATAAAGTTGTGTTTGAACTGAGCTATTGatcaaaagaaaatgaaaattgaGATCCATCTTCTGTTGCTTGTTATTGTCATTTTCAATTGTAAAAAATTGCTAACGTCACATGTTGTTCTATAGACAAGTTAATGCATTGTGGATATTTATCCAGTTGCCATTTGCAAGGTGCATAACCATGTGTTCTTTGTCATGCTTGACCTTTGTTTTATTATGAAGATTGTGAAGCCTGTCATGATAGTTTTCCACTTCCCAAGTGCGATGTTGAAAGTAAtttgtttatttagtgttttaagATGAGACATAAGTTCTAGGACAGTTATACGCCACGCTAATGAGCTCCTTCCCATTATATTCTTTTGTTGCCTATGATATATCTTTGCAGGGACCCGAGGTGAGAAGTGGAGATGTGCCACAACCAATCCTCCTGAAGGAGGGTCAAGAATTCAACTTTACCATTAAAAGAGGAGTCAGCACAGAAGACACTGTTAGTGTAAATTATGACGATTTCATAAATGATGTGGAGGCAGGAGACATACTACTCGTTGATGGTAATTGAATTTCTTCTAGTTCATTTTTGCTTGATAAACACTATTGCTTATCTAAAACATTGCTATAGCACAAACAATGTTCTAAAAAGACATATCTGGGACTTGCTTCGGCGCGAGAGACTTGAAAAAAATGCCTTTGGGGTGAACATGGGAGGCGCTAGTCTTGTCTAACAGTTCCTGTGCAATACTGGAATTGTATTATCTAATTGAGTTTTTCTTGGTGTATTAAATTAGACAACACAATACTGGAATTGTAATTGTGAATTGTTCTTGCAATAGTAAGTATCATTTTGTGATTATTTCAAACGTGGTTGCATCTCAAACAAAAAATTCAATAATGGGAAGAGTGGCCTTTAGATCCAGATTTATCATCAAGTTTTGTGTCTCTTGGGAAAAGAAACTTTTTGTCCCATAATCTCAATTACCTGCTCTTGTTCATCCAGGTGGGATGATGTCATTAGCTGTGAAGTCAAAAACCAGCGACGTAGTGAAATGTGAAGTTATTGATGGGGGAGAACTGAAATCAAGACGGCATCTAAATGTAAGAGGAAAAAGTGCCACCCTGCCTTCAATAACAGGTTTGTTCAATTTATGGAACCCCACCTCCCTACAATATTTTAGTTACTCATTTTTTCTTCTAAGACCACACTTTAgcttgatcttttttttttttgtaacttaTACAGAGAAAGACTGGGATGATATTAAGTTTGGTGTGGAAAATCAAGTTGACTTCTATGCTGTTTCCTTTGTGAAAGATGCTAAGGTCATCCATGAATTGAAAGATTACCTTAAAAGTAAAATGTCTACTACCTATTATGTTTTTTTCCGGATAAGGATCTTCTACCTATTATTTATAGGGATGTAACCTTGTCAAAGGCTTTCATGGTTGCATTCCTTCATCTTTTTTTTCCCTCTAAAGTTGGAAGAGCTATTATGCAGGTTGTAATGCAGATATTCATGTTATTCCAAAGATTGAAAGTGCAGactccatcccaaatctccactCAATCTTATCTGCATCTGACGGGGTTAGTTCAATGTGTTGAAAATGTTGCCTAATCAATTTACTTAAGTACTCATACTATTTTTGCTATGTCAGTCTCTGAGTGTATGTAGGTCTCCGTAACAAAAAAGATAGCACTATTATTATCGTCTTGCTTATATTTATCGAGTGAAGGATGATGCAGTGAAAATATTGTTGAAAATTAAAATGGATGCCAAAGGTATGGTAAGCCCCTTTTATGAAGATATAAAGAGCAAAGAACACATACAGTAGGGTGTGCCAGTAGTCACACCATGGTAATCAATTAACTAGAGTAGTGTAAATAAAAAAAGGACAGTCAAATATCCGACTGACTTGCATACTAGAAATTCTGAGCCTTTTAATCTTTTCTTCATTAGACATCCCATCAGAACAGAAAACCATGTACAACAAGAAAAGGACTGCTTCATTTTCATGATGCACAGTTTGTAAAAATTGCATGTCAAACTGTCGAGCTTCATTTGGATGGAAGGAAGCAGAAGTAAAGTAGATGAATCAAGTGCACTACTAGCTTTCAGAAGCTTCAACATTCTTTCTTTTAACTAGTTTGGGCGTTGATGGCTGCAAGAAGCCCTACTCTGGCTAATTCTTCTCCCTTAGAATTTTGAACATCTCAATATTTTGGCTGTAAGGCTTTCTGTGGACCCCTATCTGTATTTCCTGGAAACTTCCTAGGACTTTGACTAGCAACACTTGATCTCTAATTTGCTTTTCTTGGCATACGTGTATTGTTGTACTTCTGTCTGCAGCAGAAATTATTAATCGAAGTAGGAAATTTTGCTatagaaatatagttatagaCTTATGAAGAAGGGCTGGTCGATCTTCTTGTGTAGTTCTAGTTGTTTCCCAAAACCCTCATTGTATTAATCGATGGTGTCTCAAAGCTTTTGAGTGACAATTCTACTGGTGAATTCGGTTGTTTTATTTAGCAGATCAAGCTGCCATTCTAAGCCAAGTTACTCGACTACATTGCGATTGACCTTTTAAATGACAACATCAATTATTTTAACAtcttttttttgaaactggtaacttttCAATTATTTTAACATCTTTTTGGACATCTTTCTAAGTAATGTTATGCAATTGTTGATAGGCAATGGTGGCCCGCGGTGATCTTGGAGCTGAGCTTCCAATTGAGGAAGTCCCATTGCTGCAGGTAATCTCAATGCTGATGCATAAAGCTTCATTTCATGAGCCTTTTCATAGCTTACTACCTCTGTTATCAAGTGCGGAGATGGTGAGATCTTTACAATACCATGCTAAAAAAGGCTCATATGTTCCATCACTGATCACATCATCTTCGTTAAATCTTTGCTCTTTGGTCAATATGGTGGACAAAATTACGTGATATAACTAAATTAGGGAGGCGAGTAATCTTGAATATATTTATTTAGTATTACTGTTGATTCTCACAAGTTCATGATGCTATCATCCTACCGCAAGTTAACCAGCATGTTCAAAATACCCGTAGGTTTACAATTAGATATATTCCCGTGGCAACTGAACAAGAATGTTTATAATATCACTCAATTGCATAGATTTGCAATCAAATCCCTAGTAATTCGGGAGGAGAAATGCAGCACTGGCACTTATGAAAAATGTGCATGTTAGTCGACCTACTGAGCTGTGGAGTTTCTCATTACCTTTGAACTATTTCATTGTGTCAATTTGTCTACCTGTTTCTCCAACATACAACAACTGTGGTGCCCATCGAAACAAACCTGTCCTGTTTCATTCAGCCTTTTAACCCCCTGGTGCCTCTTAACAGCCAAACCCCATTGCCAATATAGGAGATTATTGTTCTTCAATACTcgttttcccttctttcattcaGCATGATTTACTTTCCAAATAGATTTACACCTCTTTTCCGAACTGAATGTTGTGTGGTATTATCATACTCTTGTCAAAGGTTTGTTACTTATAGTAAACAGAAAAACGTTTACTAGTTTAGGAGGTTATAGTATTAACATAATCAATTTGGTTTTCTTTATTAACACAATAAAAGTAAGTGCTAGAATTACTGAAACAGGATTACAGACCACTGAACTGCATTCCTTCTGGCTACTGTCAATGATCTTTTCTCTTGGAGAAATTCCTTCCTCGCCAAGCCCTTTTGTATCTTACTTTAGTAACTTAGTCAGAAATGAGAAACTGCTGTTGCATGTATCCACAGGAAGACATTATTAGAAGGTGTCGGAGCATGCAAAAACCTGTAATAGTTGCCACAAACATGCTTGAAAGCATGATAGATCACCCAACCCCAACAAGGGCAGAAGTCTCGGACATTTCTATTGCAGTACGTGAAGGTGCTGATGCTGTAATGCTTTCAGGGGAAACCGCTCATGGGAAGTAAGTGTTGTTCTAGACACAAACTAATTTTACATCCTTCAGTGCTTTTTACTATCCGTCTTGGTTTTGATTACTGCTTTTCTTGTATTTGCTTAAATCGATATCAGGTTTCTCCACTTGCTTATGTGTTTTTAACTTCTTATCTCTCTGCCTTGATCATTTTTCTATTTTGGATCCAGATCCTTATGATAATGTTCTTTTCTACTATTCGCTTTGTTGTGCTACTCGGTTGTTATTTTTCCTCCTTGGGTATACTTTTGGATTGGTCAGATCCTCATGGTGTATTCTCATTTGAGTTTGCAATTAGAatcatttctttttattttgtgtTTTTGTTTGTTATTTAGTAACCTGGAATAGATGATTTATACATATTGAACCATCTATTTCCATAAATGCATAGGTACCCGCTGAAGGCAGTTCACGTGATGCATATTGTGTCATTAAGGACTGAGTCAAGCCTACAAAACAACACTAGTTCTCCAAGTCAATCTCTCGCCCATGAGGTATATGCGGTGTACGAATTATATGTATTGTAGTTTGTAAACTTCACTTTTCAATTACCTTTCTCTCAGAAAGAGTTATATGTTTTACTGGATTTTTATCTGTTTTTGTGCTAAGAACTCAAATCATTTCATCCAGCGGGATTTTTTATTTCTCATATTATCCAACGAGGAAATCACGTTCAACTCTAATTGTTATGCAAAATGCTTTATCTATTTGATATATTTTGCAGAGCCATATGGGTGAAATGTTTGCTTTCCATTCTTCCACAATGGCTGATACCCTTAACACTCCCATCATTGTCTTCACAAGAACTGGGTCTATGGCAGTAATTTTAAGTCATAATCGGCCTTCATCAACAGTTTTTGCTTTCACAAACAAGTAAGTTCCTTAAAAAAGTACAACTATTAGCTTTAGTCATATTGTATCATGGTATATTTCATTGAGATCATTAACATTATTGTAGCTCAAGCTCCTTTGAATCGTTTTCACTCTGTTTAATTGTTGAAGGTAGTTTTCTGTACTAAAATTTTGAGACTTGTCTTTGGTATCAAGAAGTTTGTGGGAGGGGCACTATGCAAAATTGGGTCATTGGTTCAGCAAGTTTAGCCTTTTCTCCAGTCGCAATTATAGTCTTTAGGGACCTTGCTTGACTTGTCTTGTTCCATTGTTGAGCTATTTTCTCTGTTTTTTCAAGTAAGCGTTAAATTCTCTCACTATATAAAGAATAATGTAGCTCTGTTTCTACCAATAGAAAAAATAAtatagctctctctctctctctctctctctacaatTACATATATATGCGCCTACATATTTATTAACATACGGCATGAATTTATGTTTTGTGCCAGTGAAAGGGTGAAGCAGCGTCTTGCTCTGTATCATGGTGTCGTGCCTATATATATGGAGTTTTCAGCTGATGCAGAGGAGACCTTTTCCCGAGCAATCAAGCTCTTATTGGTTAGTGATGTTTTCCCGTCTTTTTAATGTGTATTTCCCTCAGCATTTCTTGTATAAGGTTGCTCCATGTACAAACACGGATAATCTTTTTATTTTCTGTATCCTGCAGAGCAAAAGCTTGGTGAAGGATGGACAATGTGTCACTCTTGTCCAAAGTGGAGCACAACCAATCTGGCGTAGACATTCTACTCACCACATACAAGTCCGTAAGGTCCAAAGTTGATATACGTAGCAATCATTTATTTAGTGAAACATGCTGAGTGGTGACAACTAGGATACAGTTTTTCAAAGTTTCTTATATACAGTTGCTTCTTTCCCTTTTCCCCTTAAATTTGTTCCTTATTTGATGAAATTAGAGAAATCTTCTTAAAAGTTGCAATTTTAGATACAGATGTTTCTGTTTTGGCGTtcttgtatcatttttgtatgaACTTTCTAGCGATATCGGAGAATGGAAAATTAAAGTTTGATAACTTTTTTGTAGCATCATTTACTATTTATTTGTGTGATTTTCCCCCGTGTAGTTATCATCATGATTCCATTTGAATATGTCTTGGTGTATCAGAAATCAGAAAACAATTTTATCAGGATCACAGGCAAAGCAAAACAGAAATATTTAACGTTTTTTGGAGAACGTTTCCTCTGTGCGTGGGTCAATTCCCATTCCAGAAGCTGCATTCTTTTTATTGTGCTTGAATATAATCCCCTCAGCAAAGTCATAATTTGCAGTTAATGAATGATTTCAATATTCTCATCAATCTTTATTTTCAAGGGAAACACAAAAGCTGGAACTCGGCTTAGTCATCTTATGTTGAAGCCATTTCCGGAGATATACAACAGCTTTTGCATGTCTTACTGAAGTTGTTGCCAGATTCTTCTGGTTAGGGTAATCAGAATTCACCAGGAATAAATTAGAAATTAACCTATCTTGATCAACATTTGAGAGTTTTCCTCCACAGAAAAACTCTTTGGGACTTCGATATACCCATCTAGCACGCGCTCCATCTGGTCCCACTGAGCTGTTAAACGCCTTCAAACATACAGCGATTTGCCAGGTACTTGGAAACCCAAGTCATTTTTCTGTTCAACTCCAAGATGCTTGTGATTATTACAACTAATATGACAAGGCCAACAAAGGCACAAACAGTAAACCCAGTCCAGCTCTCTGGAGAGTTTGCCATGGGTTGGGTGTTTGGAATTTGATTAAGTTAGAACTTG carries:
- the LOC132635259 gene encoding pyruvate kinase isozyme G, chloroplastic, whose protein sequence is MATLNLPTTGLPSLKSDAAKYPSLDRLSSAKNVADLFFFSDYRINRRRVNGLNNQIVAVKSPDHIRGVNTNVHANYDNNIPVTSPSSGYNLGQESVYLNSPRKTKIVCTIGPSTSSREMIWKLAEAGMNVARLNMSHGDHASHQKTIDLVKEYNAQSENKVIAIMLDTKGPEVRSGDVPQPILLKEGQEFNFTIKRGVSTEDTVSVNYDDFINDVEAGDILLVDGGMMSLAVKSKTSDVVKCEVIDGGELKSRRHLNVRGKSATLPSITEKDWDDIKFGVENQVDFYAVSFVKDAKVIHELKDYLKSCNADIHVIPKIESADSIPNLHSILSASDGAMVARGDLGAELPIEEVPLLQEDIIRRCRSMQKPVIVATNMLESMIDHPTPTRAEVSDISIAVREGADAVMLSGETAHGKYPLKAVHVMHIVSLRTESSLQNNTSSPSQSLAHESHMGEMFAFHSSTMADTLNTPIIVFTRTGSMAVILSHNRPSSTVFAFTNNERVKQRLALYHGVVPIYMEFSADAEETFSRAIKLLLSKSLVKDGQCVTLVQSGAQPIWRRHSTHHIQVRKVQS